The genomic interval CGCGCCGTGGTGCGCACCGGGGTGGACAAGGGCTGGCAGGTTTTCGGTGTGCGCCACGGCTATGCCGGCTTGATTGACGATAATTTCGTGGCGCTCGGCGCGCGCGATGTTGGCGGCATATTGCAGCGCGGTGGAACCATTTTAGGAAGCGCACGCTGTCCGGAATTCCGCACCGACGAAGGCCGCATGAAGGCATTGCGCACGCTGCGCCAGCGCCAAATTGACGGCTTGGTGGTAATTGGCGGCAACGGCTCGCAAACCGGCGCACACGCGTTGTCGCAAACCGGTTTTGCCGTCGTTGGTGTGGCGTCGACGATTGACAATGATCTTTATGGCTCTGAAATCACCATCGGCGTTGACACGGCGCTCAACATCGCGCTGGAATCGATCGATCGTCTCAAAGTCACAGCCTCGTCGCATCAACGTGCGTTCCTCGTGGAGGTGATGGGCCGTGATTGCGGCTATCTTGCCTTGATGGCCGGCATCGCCGGCGGCGCAGAGGCGATCATCGTTCCGGAAGTGGAGGCCGATCCTGAAATCGTGGCGGCGGATTTGCGCGCGGCTTACGAACGCGGCAAAGCGCATGCGCTGGTTGTGGTTGCGGAAGGCGCAAAATACAACGCCGAGGCCATGGCGCATTATTTTGCTGATCATAAAAAGACGCTCGGCTTTGATTTGCGTGTTACCACGATCGGACATGTGCAGCGCGGCGGCGTGCCCGGCGCATACGATCGTT from Cytophagia bacterium CHB2 carries:
- the pfkA gene encoding 6-phosphofructokinase; this translates as MKRIAVLTSGGDAPGMNAAIRAVVRTGVDKGWQVFGVRHGYAGLIDDNFVALGARDVGGILQRGGTILGSARCPEFRTDEGRMKALRTLRQRQIDGLVVIGGNGSQTGAHALSQTGFAVVGVASTIDNDLYGSEITIGVDTALNIALESIDRLKVTASSHQRAFLVEVMGRDCGYLALMAGIAGGAEAIIVPEVEADPEIVAADLRAAYERGKAHALVVVAEGAKYNAEAMAHYFADHKKTLGFDLRVTTIGHVQRGGVPGAYDRLLATRLGAEATEQLAQGTHGVLVGMLKNEIATTPLAEVVANKKNLDL